In the Salmo trutta chromosome 33, fSalTru1.1, whole genome shotgun sequence genome, one interval contains:
- the heatr4 gene encoding HEAT repeat-containing protein 4: protein MDLIKRTKSKVGRLQNLKGQRLYRQLLNNATCGLTFSKDVIWEMGSDSIPYSQADFHWLFNASGPLAPSPKPKSTGIKSLKGIPLHPSSQDPAKNRGFRDPPSMLPELQISHLAPLTAKDSFTLPSHQGGLLDSFKRTGLRGVSNVYNCLEEASTGGREDRLKSCHWDEFVLKKLTKTTAQWIVSQQIPNQCQNKTRLQSLLRSQYGSASATDLVNEEPMCEEDFCSYQDLHKQTEKQQALQSSKAETPLPVYYRVHGYSLPPACSDEPGGMNQTANTVAVKHIETPQPPHLQDSLNPRAGSHVLHTENNFEQELFSGIAKQVHQRDPRNHDRIIMDNNSEYQKNLQDFFPCGPDKWTKASAATMHNETQGMRRVEKGTWRWVDLPTTADYATEVGLRPPDYSGKDTEVPRQQPHYNPMAELSSLRYAVEGWRSAWKIKITWQSVTIEGLKRALEDLHYHVRLSAIATCASGAVNRPREKQHPTDAGQYGRVWDIQPVPQELQPLLLLALDDPVKRVQMAAAVCQYAMGTPDSRARVILHNALHQDSAGVGADSWVAAQCLAMEGEHSRPVIQRLLSQHFVSEVHTDNEQSAALLASISSKTTLVRCLLAEELNCANWRTRLLACNTISQLKGPINKDLANKLIYLMWNDWSGNIKQAAAQALGKLGMGRDVHNELRMKLEEGPASWRVEALILIAHLQIMTAKLLPPFLKCFNDNFVAVRKQACLTAAALIMNYSMVLNRLIQLTQNDPAWEVKVVAITALGKIGCLTPTLQDHLLWALHHEEKPQVRIAACKALKILKVKGPELQHLLQERFVLEPHPQVHRHIQGLLKNYGYSIEGDRGMVHKIKDQVQRLCTKSIITDKVLLMEKLEDMYQQQRKYLVNESQPDTTPISQLLQERYNRMKHCPSTVRPTHSSDSSVTQSSSKCTFESSPVNKSSHLPTKIINTPSCGSGETSALQENEDNI from the exons ATGGATTTGATAAAACGCACCAAATCAAAGGTGGGCCGCCTACAAAATCTGAAAGGCCAACGGCTCTACAGACAACTCCTCAACAATGCCACCTGCGGTCTCACCTTCTCCAAAGATGTTATATGGGAGATGGGGTCAGACAGTATACCTTACAGTCAGGCTGACTTCCACTGGCTTTTCAATGCCTCTGGACCTCTGGCACCAAGTCCCAAGCCAAAGAGCACAGGGATAAAATCATTGAAAGGTATCCCCCTTCATCCTTCATCTCAGGATCCTGCCAAGAACAGAGGTTTCAGAGACCCTCCCTCTATGCTCCCTGAATTACAAATATCACATCTTGCTCCATTGACTGCCAAAGACTCCTTTACACTCCCTAGTCACCAGGGGGGGCTCTTGGATTCCTTTAAAAGGACAGGACTACGAGGAGTTTCTAATGTTTACAACTGTCTCGAGGAAGCATCTACAGGAGGCAGGGAGGACCGTTTAAAGAGCTGCCACTGGGATGAGTTTGTGCTAAAGAAGCTGACCAAGACCACAGCCCAGTGGATAGTGAGTCAACAGATTCCAAACCAGTGCCAGAATAAGACTCGGCTCCAGTCACTGCTGAGGAGTCAGTATGGTTCAGCCAGCGCCACAGATCTAGTCAATGAGGAGCCCATGTGTGAGGAGGATTTCTGCAGCTACCAAGATCTCCACAAGCAGACTGAGAAGCAGCAGGCTCTTCAGAGCAGCAAGGCTGAGACACCTCTTCCAGTATACTACAG GGTGCATGGCTACTCTCTTCCCCCTGCATGTTCTGATGAGCCTGGGGGTATGAACCAGACTGCCAACACTGTAGCAGTCAAGCACATTGAAACCCCTCAACCTCCTCATCTTCAGGATAGCCTCAACCCCCGTGCTGGAAGCCATGTCTTGCACACAGAGAATAACTTTGAACAGGAGCTATTTTCTG GAATAGCCAAACAGGTACATCAGCGAGATCCACGGAACCACGATCGCATCATCATGGACAACAATTCAGAATACCAAAAGAACCTTCAAGACTTTTTCCCCTGTGGTCCAGATAAGTGGACGAAGGCTTCAGCAGCAACCATGCACAATGAGACACAAG GAATGCGACGGGTGGAGAAAGGTACTTGGCGGTGGGTGGACCTGCCTACCACTGCTGACTATGCCACAGAGGTTGGTCTGAGACCTCCTGACTACAGCGGGAAGGACACAGAGGTGCCCAGACAGCAACCCCACTACAACCCTATGGCTGAGCTCTCCTCCTTACGTTATgcagtggagggatggaggagtgcCTGGAAGATCA AGATCACCTGGCAGAGTGTGACTATTGAAGGGCTGAAGAGGGCCCTTGAAGACCTTCACTACCACGTTCGCCTGTCAGCTATAGCCACTTGTGCATCAGGGGCAGTGAACAGACCGAGGGAAAAGCAACATCCCACAGATGCCG GTCAGTATGGCCGTGTGTGGGACATCCAGCCAGTTCCCCAGGAGCTCCAGCCTCTTCTTCTCCTGGCTCTGGACGACCCTGTGAAGAGAGTTCAGATGGCAGCAGCAGTGTGCCAGTACGCCATGGGGACGCCAGACTCCCGAGCCCGCGTTATTCTCCACAATGCACTACATCAAG ACTCTGCAGGTGTAGGTGCAGACAGCTGGGTGGCAGCACAGTGCCTGGCCATGGAGGGGGAGCACAGTCGGCCAGTCATTCAGAGACTTCTCTCCCAGCACTTCGTTAGTGAGGTTCACACAGATAATGAACAGTCAGCCGCTCTACTTGCCAGCATCAGTAGCAAGACA ACTCTAGTTCGCTGTCTGCTGGCTGAGGAGTTGAATTGTGCCAACTGGAGGACCAGACTCTTGGCTTGCAACACTATCTCCCAATTGAAAGGACCAATTAATAAG GACCTAGCAAACAAGTTGATCTACCTGATGTGGAATGACTGGAGTGGTAACATAAAGCAGGCTGCAGCCCAGGCCCTGGGGAAACTAGGAATGGGAAGAGATGTGCACAACGAGCTGAG AATGAAGCTAGAGGAAGGTCCCGCCTCCTGGAGGGTGGAGGCTCTCATCCTCATAGCTCATCTGCAGATCATGACCGCCAAGCTGCTGCCACCCTTCCTGAAATGTTTCAATGACAACTTTGTGGCTGTGAGGAAACAGGCCTGTCTGACTGCTGCAGCTCTAATTATGAACTACAGCATG GTCTTGAATCGGCTGATTCAGCTGACGCAGAATGACCCAGCATGGGAGGTTAAAGTTGTTGCAATCACTG CTTTAGGGAAGATAGGCTGCCTCACGCCCACCCTCCAGGACCACCTCCTCTGGGCGTTACATCATGAGGAGAAACCCCAGGTACGCATCGCCGCCTGCAAGGCCCTAAAGATCCTTAAAGTGAAGGGACCAGAGCTGCAGCACCTCCTACAGGAGCGGTTTGTACTGGAACCCCACCCCCAGGTCCATAG GCATATACAGGGGCTCCTCAAAAACTATGGCTACAGTATTGAAGGAGACAGGGGCATGGTCCACAAAATCAAAGATCAG GTTCAGAGGCTATGCACCAAGAGCATTATCACAGACAAAGTGCTGTTGATGGAGAAGCTGGAGGACATGTACCAGCAACAGAGGAAGTATTTGGTAAATGAGAGCCAGCCGGACACTACACCAATATCACAGCTGCTGCAGGAACGCTACAACA GAATGAAACATTGCCCTTCCACAGTAAGGCCGACTCACTCCTCAGATTCCTCTGTGACTCAG TCCTCCTCTAAATGCACGTTTGAATCAAGCCCTGTCAACAAATCCTCTCATCTGCCTACCAAGATCATCAACACTCCATCATGTGGCAGTGGAGAAACTTCAGCACTCCAAGAAAATGAAGATAATATTTAA
- the LOC115172795 gene encoding transcription factor Adf-1, protein MAAERIISAVSDYPELYNSTLTSYRDPIKKSDAWKAVGKQLGLKEEDARKKWRNLRDVFTRKVKADRIRGATGKALKKWRYSELMAFLIPYIQRGRGTGGSNSTEEFDDGKDETTSTSDVLIDLDGSVVDTKMSPPLDNNLHEMTWKDSWQTAGQGDNEDEMFFMSLLPHLKRLPYRKKCAIKLKFHQLLHDAEFEDTD, encoded by the exons ATGGCTGCAGAAAGAATCATATCAGCGGTTTCAGACTACCCAGAATTATATAACTCAACTTTGACTTCATATAGAGACCCGATAAAAAAATCGGATGCATGGAAAGCTGTGGGTAAACAATTGGGACTGAAAG AGGAAGATGCCCGAAAGAAATGGAGAAACCTGAGGGATGTGTTCACAAGGAAAGTGAAAGCAGATCGGATCCGTGGTGCCAcagggaaggccctaaaaaaatgGAGATATAGTGAGTTAATGGCATTTCTGATCCCATACATACAGCGAGGTAGAGGAACCGGCGGCAGCAATAGCACAGAGGAGTTTGATGATGGAAAAGATGAGACAACTAGCACCTCTGACGTCCTGATTGATCTAGATGGAAGTGTGGTTGATACCAAGATGTCACCACCTTTGGACAACAACTTGCATGAGATGACATGGAAAGATTCCTGGCAAACAGCTGGACAAGGAGACAATGAGGATGAGATGTTTTTCATGAGCCTACTCCCTCACCTCAAGCGCTTACCTTACAGGAAAAAGTGTGCAATTAAGCTGAAATTTCACCAACTTCTCCACGATGCTGAATTTGAGGACACCGACTAG